The following are from one region of the Corylus avellana chromosome ca1, CavTom2PMs-1.0 genome:
- the LOC132165651 gene encoding stress response protein nst1-like isoform X1, protein MSRCIEFPPPGYVWNGVGGEALKELIKLNRERAHAEKERKKDKRRRKKEKKKRREDGELMQEMQSQKSRHKHDKNKRSREKSDNQKKRKYEVPGLENNSLSEELGQPIVSDSVYDSSDNSQNVKRRNDTRSPKDYHNHGSIIDFHFQLQKHKDQAAQSSTPVCSTPGMSTTIAQEMASGPTRETWHPSSRTQVVADEKTETAPAFTFSRSCSMQIESQYRKLIVNWIPHPLQIENPKFDDQEWLFQRRQHRSDMIRRTNAYNDDFSHCHESNVLYPYAQYLSKADIFALPFVTSF, encoded by the exons ATGTCGCGGTGCATAGAATTCCCTCCACCTGGGTACGTGTGGAACGGTGTGGGTGGCGAGGCGCTTAAAGAACTGATTAAG CTCAACAGAGAAAGGGCACATGCTGAGAAGGAAAGGAAGAAGGAtaaaaggaggaggaagaaagagaaaaagaaaagaagggaagATGGTGAGCTTATGCAGGAAATGCAAAGTCAGAAAAGTAGGCACAAGCATGACAAGAACAAGAGAAGTCGGGAAAAAAGTGACAATCAAAAGAAGAGGAAATATGAAGTCCCAGGGTTGGAGAACAACAGTCTTTCTGAAGAGCTTGGGCAACCCATAGTCTCTGACAGTGTATATGACTCTTCTGACAATAGCCAAAATGTTAAGAGGAGAAACGACACAAGGTCTCCCAAGGACTACCATAACCATG GAAGCATTATTGATTTTCACTTTCAGTTGCAAAAGCATAAGGATCAAGCAGCACAATCCAGCACACCAGTTTGCTCTACTCCTGGTATGTCCACAACAATTGCCCAGGAAATGGCTTCTGGACCTACCAGAGAGACGTGGCACCCCTCTTCTCGAACTCAGGTTGTTGCTGATGAGAAAACCGAAACAGCTCCAGCATTCACCTTCTCTAGAAGTTGCTCAATGCAGATTGAATCACAATATAGAAAGTTAATTGTGAATTGGATTCCCCATCCCTTACAGATTGAGAACCCTAAGTTTGATGATCAAGAGTGGCTCTTTCAAAGAAGGCAGCACAGAAGTGACATGATACGAAGAACTAATGCTTACAATGATGACTTCTCTCACTGTCATGAAAGCAATGTCCTATACCCTTATGCTCAATATTTGTCCAAGGCTGACATATTTGCTTTGCCATTTGTAACATCATTTTGA
- the LOC132165651 gene encoding uncharacterized protein LOC132165651 isoform X2 has protein sequence MQEMQSQKSRHKHDKNKRSREKSDNQKKRKYEVPGLENNSLSEELGQPIVSDSVYDSSDNSQNVKRRNDTRSPKDYHNHGSIIDFHFQLQKHKDQAAQSSTPVCSTPGMSTTIAQEMASGPTRETWHPSSRTQVVADEKTETAPAFTFSRSCSMQIESQYRKLIVNWIPHPLQIENPKFDDQEWLFQRRQHRSDMIRRTNAYNDDFSHCHESNVLYPYAQYLSKADIFALPFVTSF, from the exons ATGCAGGAAATGCAAAGTCAGAAAAGTAGGCACAAGCATGACAAGAACAAGAGAAGTCGGGAAAAAAGTGACAATCAAAAGAAGAGGAAATATGAAGTCCCAGGGTTGGAGAACAACAGTCTTTCTGAAGAGCTTGGGCAACCCATAGTCTCTGACAGTGTATATGACTCTTCTGACAATAGCCAAAATGTTAAGAGGAGAAACGACACAAGGTCTCCCAAGGACTACCATAACCATG GAAGCATTATTGATTTTCACTTTCAGTTGCAAAAGCATAAGGATCAAGCAGCACAATCCAGCACACCAGTTTGCTCTACTCCTGGTATGTCCACAACAATTGCCCAGGAAATGGCTTCTGGACCTACCAGAGAGACGTGGCACCCCTCTTCTCGAACTCAGGTTGTTGCTGATGAGAAAACCGAAACAGCTCCAGCATTCACCTTCTCTAGAAGTTGCTCAATGCAGATTGAATCACAATATAGAAAGTTAATTGTGAATTGGATTCCCCATCCCTTACAGATTGAGAACCCTAAGTTTGATGATCAAGAGTGGCTCTTTCAAAGAAGGCAGCACAGAAGTGACATGATACGAAGAACTAATGCTTACAATGATGACTTCTCTCACTGTCATGAAAGCAATGTCCTATACCCTTATGCTCAATATTTGTCCAAGGCTGACATATTTGCTTTGCCATTTGTAACATCATTTTGA